The region ATctttcaccatcatcattagTGTAATTTTCTTTAAACACAAGGACACACCAATTGTTAGAGCAAATAATTCTGAACTGAGCTTTCTGTTACTCTTCTCTCTTACTCTGTGTTTTCTCTGTTCAATTACTTTTATTGGATGGCCATCTGATTGGTCCTGTATGCTTCGCCATACAGCGTTTGGGATCATCTTCGTCCTCTGCATCTCCTGTGTTCTTGGGAAAACGGTAGTGGTGTTAATGGCCTTCAGGGCTACACTTCCTGGCACTAATGTCATGAAATGGTTTGGGCCTCTACAGCAGAGACTCAGTGTACTTGCCTTCACTCTTGTACAGGTCATTATTTGTGTGCTTTGGCTAAATGTTTCTCCTCCTTTTCCttacaaaaatatgaattaCTACAAGGAAAAGATTATATTAGAATGTAGTTTAGGTTCAGCTATAGGTTTCTGGGCTGTGCTGGGTTATATAGGATTTTTGgcctttttatgttttattttggcTTTTCTGGCTCGAAAGCTACCTGACAATTTCAATGAAGCAAAATTCATCACATTTAGTATGCTCATATTCTGTGCAGTTTGGATCACTTTTATTCCAGCTTATGTCAGCTCTCCTGGAAAATTTACTGTAGCTGTGGAGATATTTGCCATTTTAGCATCAAGCTTTGGTTTACTATTCTGCATATTTCTCCCAAAGTGTTATATAATCATCCTGAAACCAGAGAAGAATACTAAAAAGCAAATGATGGGTAaatgatttagctagctaaattgtCAGTAGTTTTGCACTGTTTAATATATGTTTTAGCTTAGCTAAAAGACTTTTAAACAAATCATCATAGAGACCTATTATTCAATTAATAcaacaaataaagttaaaataatgcttagttctttaaaaaaaatcacgtaaaatttttaaaatttttgctCTTTTGTCAGCCCAAGTTGATTAGCCTGCAAGAAATAAACTTATAAACTTGCAAAAGAGACACACGTCGTCATTATCAGCTACTATGATCTAATCTAGGACCAGAAGATTACTATGAACAAACTTCAGGAGCCAGACAAAAAATGTTTGAACTGGCCTAAATaactttatttcataaatgaacactataaacacatgAGAACACATTGTCATTGTTATTGCAGGACTCATTTTCTTATGTGTAAACGAGTTTCTTATTTCTTATGAGACTTGTGTGGCTAGTGTTCTGTGAGTGCCATCCTTCAGGTACCCAGTAGGCTGTACAGAAAAGAAGCTTGTTTGCTGTTATGACTGCATGCCAGGCTCACTAAGGAACAAAAGATTGCTTTCCAGCTTGGCCTTTTGGTATACATGGTCAACAGAAAAAGGATACTGTATGGgcaaataaaagagaaatatgtaaatatagagCAATGATCTTCTTATTaagatttaattaaatgtttttatgtttatttttttccatgtgGTTCCTCAGAAGCAGATATGGGACTTATAGACAACCTTACCAACTTGTAGACAACATCAAAACATGGATTCTCTGCATAATAGATTTAAATGCATGTGATGCCACAAATGGGCATGTCATCACTAAACATTTAGCATACACAATATTCTTCTTTCTAAAGAAAGACTCATTGtcattaattaaattttattgtCAATGTATTGTGAAAAATTTGCCCAACATCGGGTTTGGTGATTAGAAGAATTTGCATAATGAATGAATAGCTCACATTTTACACAAGGGTGTGCAGTTTATTTAGATGATGTCATTGTTTATACTGACAGCTAGGATCAGCATGTGATCCATGTTCGAGCTTTGTTATAACATATGGCGGAAGCTGGCTTGACTGTGAATCTGTCTAAATGTGATTTTGCTAACCGCCACTGATACATACTTGAGGAAGGAGCTCTGTCAGGGTAGGGTGCACTCTTTGCATGCAAGGTGCTTGTAAAAAAGTTTTCCTACTCTATGCATTACGATGGAGCTGATGAGGTTTATTGGAATGGCCAGCTACTGCTGCAGTTTTTGCCCAAATTTTCATTCAGTGGTGTGTCAGTTAACTAACTTTTTGAAAATCTCGGGTTAAgtttgcagtgaccctcggatCTTTTTGTACAGGCCGTGCCCTCAGTATGAgggagtgggtattcttgttcccacagAGTTCAGTTAAGGCAacgtgaagttccctttgaaagggaaccctGTTCCCTCAGAAGGAcacgagacattgcgtagctttgtcatactggggcatgcctgtgaattgtgtcttcgcttcatATATTAGAGGCTGACAGCATGATTCAGGTATTGTTTATATATCACGCAACgggcttaattgccacgtcacctgatcatggcaggcctataaataggcataatGTTAcataagcttcagataccggtcacgcacgAGGGAGTCTCCCA is a window of Ictalurus punctatus breed USDA103 chromosome 4, Coco_2.0, whole genome shotgun sequence DNA encoding:
- the LOC108264136 gene encoding LOW QUALITY PROTEIN: extracellular calcium-sensing receptor (The sequence of the model RefSeq protein was modified relative to this genomic sequence to represent the inferred CDS: inserted 3 bases in 2 codons) — its product is IVNELKKIHFATTAGEDVFFDENGDPAARYDVLNWQQGKDGKTMIVKVGFYDASLQTHRQLSFNNNSISWAQNKVPVSVCSPSCPPGTRKAVQKGRAICCFDCIPCAEGEISNITDSITCIKCPPELWSNDKKDTCVLKLVEFLSFEERMGIILVSFSLLGVSFTIIISVIFFKHKDTPIVRANNSELSFLLLFSLTLCFLCSITFIGWPSDWSCMLRHTAFGIIFVLCISCVLGKTVVVLMAFRATLPGTNVXEMVWASTAETQCTCLHSCXQVIICVLWLNVSPPFPYKNMNYYKEKIILECSLGSAIGFWAVLGYIGFLAFLCFILAFLARKLPDNFNEAKFITFSMLIFCAVWITFIPAYVSSPGKFTVAVEIFAILASSFGLLFCIFLPKCYIIILKPEKNTKKQMMGK